The Planctomycetota bacterium genome window below encodes:
- the rsmH gene encoding 16S rRNA (cytosine(1402)-N(4))-methyltransferase RsmH, translating into MNGHHQPVLPDEAIGLLDLSPGKTVVDGTIGLGGHSSEILKRITPGGRLIGIDLDEAALRIAQANLAPDSDKTNLFHDNFANLENILKNLSIKGVDGILLDLGFSSFQLSEAGRGFSFLSTAPLDMRMNQSAKSTVKDIINKARLDELIRIFQDYGEERWSKRIAKAIVNSRQKHPIETTEDLVGIIQSSIPYKGGNIHPATRVFQALRIAVNGELDNLSKFLQTAENNLNPKGRLVIISFHSLEDRLVKRAFIDKKVKNIFKIITKKPITPTRDEMDKNPRSRSAKLRVAEKV; encoded by the coding sequence ATGAATGGCCATCATCAACCGGTATTGCCCGATGAGGCAATCGGGTTACTTGATTTATCTCCCGGCAAAACCGTGGTGGATGGAACAATCGGATTAGGCGGCCACAGCTCCGAGATACTGAAAAGAATCACGCCCGGCGGCAGATTAATTGGGATAGATTTGGACGAAGCAGCCCTTAGAATAGCCCAAGCCAATTTAGCTCCTGATTCTGACAAAACAAACCTGTTCCACGATAATTTCGCCAATCTGGAAAATATCCTTAAAAATCTCAGCATAAAAGGCGTTGACGGAATTCTACTTGATTTAGGCTTTTCATCGTTCCAGCTTTCCGAGGCCGGGCGCGGGTTCAGTTTTCTTAGCACCGCCCCACTAGATATGAGGATGAACCAATCGGCAAAAAGCACGGTAAAGGATATCATCAACAAAGCCAGGCTTGATGAACTTATCAGGATTTTCCAAGATTACGGGGAAGAGCGCTGGTCAAAAAGAATCGCCAAAGCCATCGTAAATTCCCGGCAAAAGCATCCAATAGAAACGACTGAAGATCTGGTCGGAATTATCCAATCCTCCATTCCCTATAAAGGAGGTAATATCCATCCGGCAACCAGGGTTTTCCAGGCATTGCGGATTGCGGTAAACGGCGAACTGGATAATCTATCTAAATTTCTCCAAACGGCCGAAAACAATCTTAATCCTAAAGGCAGGCTGGTCATCATAAGTTTCCATTCCCTGGAAGACAGGCTGGTAAAAAGGGCATTTATAGACAAGAAAGTAAAAAATATCTTTAAGATTATAACAAAAAAACCGATAACACCTACTAGGGACGAAATGGATAAAAACCCGAGGTCCCGCAGCGCCAAGTTAAGGGTGGCCGAAAAAGTATAA
- a CDS encoding penicillin-binding protein 2: protein MANNYRLRSICIFVLICGAFAFLSYRLFSIQVSRHKEYKDIQRSQFYYKEETAPRAGIIFDRKGKILALSKKVDSVYANPKVLKAHSAQVKKVSAILKITEETLNDILQKGYNARKSFVWLKRRVSDEESSNLRSQKIKGLGFQEEYKRCYPNGTLACHLIGFRGLDETALGGVESAYDTYLKGAKGERYVPRDAKAGKVVTLEMIEKPPLPGKNIYLTIDTVIQFIAEEELDNACKKWKPLSAEVIVLKTSTSEVLAMANRPVFDPNQPSAYPQETYRNHCVADQYEPGSVFKPFIASSLLLRNMANPDELIFCENGKYKMGGRILNDHKPHGNLSFRDVVALSSNIGMAKLGMRMSKSEMFHYVKLFGFGAPSGVGLPAEATGIITPFERWNDYTLASVPMGHEIAVTSMQLIKAFNVFANGGKLVNPTILSKIADKEGNIVSERDNNKSYRLLPSETEKEMRLILRKVVETGTAPEANIKEYTIAGKTGTAQKMNPDGTYSHNKFRAVFVGFAPVENPEITVLVMLDEPKGSYYGGVVAAPVVANIIRKTLKYLGTPSRLNIATTE from the coding sequence ATGGCAAATAACTATCGCCTGAGGTCTATATGCATATTCGTATTAATTTGCGGTGCGTTTGCCTTTTTATCATACCGGTTATTTTCCATCCAGGTATCCCGCCATAAAGAATATAAGGATATCCAGCGCAGCCAATTTTATTACAAGGAAGAAACCGCTCCCCGGGCCGGCATTATATTTGACCGTAAAGGCAAAATCCTGGCCCTTTCCAAAAAAGTCGATTCGGTTTATGCCAATCCAAAGGTCTTAAAAGCACACTCAGCCCAAGTAAAAAAAGTCAGCGCTATCCTTAAAATAACCGAAGAGACCCTGAACGATATCCTGCAAAAAGGTTATAACGCCCGCAAATCGTTTGTTTGGCTTAAGCGCCGGGTAAGCGATGAAGAATCATCCAACCTGCGCTCCCAGAAAATCAAAGGACTGGGTTTCCAGGAGGAATACAAGCGTTGCTACCCTAACGGGACCCTGGCATGCCATCTTATCGGGTTCCGCGGCTTGGACGAAACGGCATTAGGCGGAGTAGAATCTGCGTATGACACTTACCTCAAAGGCGCCAAAGGCGAACGTTACGTCCCGCGTGACGCCAAGGCGGGAAAAGTGGTCACACTTGAAATGATAGAAAAACCTCCACTGCCGGGTAAAAATATATACCTCACCATTGACACCGTCATTCAGTTTATTGCGGAAGAAGAGCTGGATAATGCCTGCAAAAAATGGAAGCCGCTTTCGGCGGAAGTGATAGTATTAAAAACCTCCACCTCTGAAGTGCTTGCCATGGCAAACAGACCCGTATTCGACCCTAACCAGCCGTCTGCTTATCCGCAGGAAACATACAGAAACCATTGCGTCGCGGACCAATATGAACCGGGTTCGGTCTTTAAGCCGTTCATCGCAAGCAGCCTATTATTGCGCAATATGGCTAACCCGGATGAACTCATATTCTGTGAAAACGGAAAATACAAAATGGGAGGCCGCATCCTTAACGACCATAAACCCCACGGTAACCTTTCCTTCCGTGATGTGGTTGCCCTATCCAGCAATATCGGAATGGCCAAGCTGGGCATGCGGATGAGCAAAAGTGAAATGTTCCATTACGTAAAACTATTCGGATTCGGCGCGCCAAGCGGCGTGGGACTCCCTGCCGAGGCAACCGGCATCATCACCCCATTTGAAAGATGGAACGACTACACCTTGGCATCCGTCCCCATGGGTCATGAAATCGCGGTTACCAGTATGCAGTTAATCAAGGCGTTCAATGTCTTTGCAAACGGTGGTAAACTGGTCAACCCGACTATACTCTCCAAAATAGCGGATAAGGAAGGCAATATCGTCTCCGAACGTGACAATAATAAAAGCTACCGGCTATTGCCCAGCGAAACGGAAAAAGAGATGCGCCTTATTTTGAGGAAGGTCGTAGAAACCGGCACTGCGCCGGAAGCGAATATCAAAGAATATACGATTGCCGGCAAAACCGGCACTGCCCAGAAGATGAATCCTGACGGGACATATTCCCATAATAAATTCCGGGCGGTTTTTGTCGGCTTTGCCCCGGTGGAAAACCCGGAAATAACCGTCCTGGTGATGCTCGACGAACCAAAAGGCAGTTATTACGGCGGCGTGGTTGCCGCACCGGTCGTCGCCAATATTATCCGTAAAACCCTTAAATATTTAGGCACCCCGTCCAGGCTGAATATCGCCACGACGGAGTAA